Proteins encoded within one genomic window of Kibdelosporangium phytohabitans:
- a CDS encoding metallophosphoesterase family protein — protein MRSSLRRRWRRGATCTAAVALVVVATQPPAASQEPEVPQIAEPGVTSGAVPRSVTTGEVCASGAKWMRIRFAELSLHGNDSVTLTGSASGTFTLTSAHWPGKAFHTRAFEGDCVRVTPRFADSASRYSIDYYQSSTRELAQATSTVAAVGDLCGSSCDQTAAVVKNLNAQALVLAGDNAYESGSLSEYRQRYDPNFGQFRSIVHPTPGNHEYKTSSAAGYFDYFGALAGERGKGYYSFDVGDWHFVALNSNISRTASSTQVAWLKKDLAASTKPCTAAYWHHPRFSRGDHGDNTSITPFFEALYNAKADLVVVGHDHNYQRFALSKPNGARDDANGVRQLLVGTGGRGFYSYDMNSAAVQEAGNADTFGVAKLTLTATGYRHDFVPVAGRTYTDTVSGKCHKATG, from the coding sequence ATGAGATCATCCCTGCGCCGGCGATGGCGCCGCGGTGCGACCTGCACGGCGGCTGTCGCTCTTGTTGTTGTTGCCACGCAACCACCTGCTGCTTCCCAGGAACCCGAAGTCCCGCAGATCGCCGAACCCGGCGTGACCTCGGGCGCGGTGCCGCGCTCGGTCACGACCGGCGAGGTGTGCGCGTCCGGGGCGAAGTGGATGCGAATCCGGTTCGCGGAACTGTCGTTGCACGGCAACGACTCCGTCACCCTGACCGGGTCGGCCTCCGGCACGTTCACCCTGACCTCGGCTCATTGGCCGGGCAAAGCGTTCCACACCAGGGCGTTCGAAGGCGACTGCGTACGCGTCACGCCGCGCTTCGCCGACAGTGCCAGCCGCTACTCCATCGACTACTACCAGTCCAGCACGCGTGAGCTCGCCCAGGCGACCTCCACCGTGGCCGCGGTCGGTGACCTGTGCGGATCCTCGTGCGACCAGACCGCCGCCGTGGTCAAGAACCTGAACGCGCAGGCGCTCGTCCTGGCGGGCGACAACGCCTACGAGTCCGGGAGCCTGAGCGAGTACCGGCAGCGCTACGACCCGAACTTCGGCCAGTTCAGGTCGATCGTGCACCCGACGCCCGGCAACCACGAGTACAAGACGTCGTCGGCGGCCGGGTACTTCGACTACTTCGGCGCACTGGCAGGCGAACGCGGCAAGGGCTACTACAGCTTCGACGTGGGCGACTGGCACTTCGTCGCGTTGAACTCCAACATCAGCCGCACGGCGAGCTCAACGCAGGTCGCGTGGCTCAAGAAGGACCTGGCCGCGAGCACCAAGCCGTGCACCGCCGCCTACTGGCACCACCCGCGGTTCAGCCGCGGCGACCACGGTGACAACACGTCCATCACGCCGTTCTTCGAGGCGCTGTACAACGCCAAAGCGGATCTTGTCGTGGTCGGTCACGACCACAACTACCAGCGGTTCGCGCTGTCCAAACCGAACGGTGCCCGTGACGACGCCAACGGCGTGCGGCAACTGCTGGTCGGCACCGGTGGCCGCGGGTTCTACAGCTACGACATGAACTCGGCGGCTGTCCAGGAAGCGGGCAACGCCGACACCTTCGGCGTTGCCAAGCTGACGCTCACCGCGACGGGCTACCGCCACGACTTCGTACCGGTCGCCGGACGCACGTACACCGACACCGTGTCCGGCAAGTGCCACAAGGCAACTGGGTGA
- a CDS encoding TetR/AcrR family transcriptional regulator codes for MTTAGRSKRADARRNEKTLLDAAAAVFVTSGVDAPVRDIAAKAGVGMGTIYRHFPTRADLIIAVYRHQVEACAEAGPALLAGSETPHVALGQWIDLFVDFLVTKHGLAGVLQSDKSGFDTLHTYFLDRLVPVCGHLLDAAAAAGEIHTDLTALQLMRGVGNLCIGADDPRYDARRLVAVLIAGLRQPPVPGTAS; via the coding sequence ATGACCACCGCGGGACGGTCCAAACGAGCCGACGCCCGGCGCAACGAGAAAACCCTGCTCGACGCCGCCGCCGCCGTCTTCGTCACGTCAGGCGTGGACGCGCCGGTGCGGGACATCGCGGCCAAGGCCGGTGTCGGCATGGGCACCATCTACCGCCACTTCCCGACCCGCGCGGACCTCATCATCGCCGTCTACCGGCACCAGGTGGAGGCCTGCGCCGAAGCCGGGCCCGCGCTGCTGGCCGGGAGCGAGACCCCGCACGTCGCACTCGGACAATGGATCGACCTCTTCGTCGACTTCCTGGTCACCAAACACGGCCTCGCCGGGGTCCTGCAGTCCGACAAGTCCGGCTTCGACACGCTGCACACGTACTTCCTCGACCGCCTCGTGCCCGTGTGCGGGCACCTGCTCGACGCGGCGGCCGCCGCGGGCGAGATCCACACCGATCTGACCGCGCTCCAGCTCATGCGTGGCGTCGGCAACCTCTGCATCGGCGCCGACGACCCCCGCTACGACGCCCGACGGCTTGTTGCCGTTCTCATCGCGGGATTGCGCCAGCCACCTGTGCCCGGAACGGCGTCATAA
- a CDS encoding MFS transporter — translation MYVSSVPSSGLPAGRSAQAVSRTVIGLGVVSLITDMSAEMVTAVLPLYLVYGLGVGYLQLGAIDGLYTGATAVLRLVGGHLADRLRRPKAVALAGYGLSAVAKLGFPLAGPSVAGIGLVIGVDRAGKGVRTGPRDAMITLATAPDALGRAFGVHRALDTAGALLGPLLAFGLLSVLFMDYTAVFAVSFCLGAVAVVVLAVFVRAPRGTVTARPALSWWLVRDRAVRRVCLIGALLGVCTVGDMFLFVGVQRTAGLPAGVLPLLPLATALTFMVAAAPVGRLADKVGRWRVFLAGHAVLVVAYLVVAASWQGWAIAALVSLAHGVFYACTDGVLMAFVGPLVPEAVRATGLALVQTAQAVARAAGAVLFGVVATGLSLAPAFCVYAVVLAGAILIGARR, via the coding sequence ATGTATGTCTCCTCCGTCCCATCATCCGGCCTGCCTGCGGGCCGCTCGGCACAAGCGGTGTCCCGAACGGTCATCGGGCTCGGCGTGGTCAGCCTGATCACCGACATGTCCGCCGAGATGGTCACCGCCGTGCTGCCGCTGTACCTCGTCTACGGCCTCGGCGTCGGCTATCTGCAGCTCGGCGCGATCGACGGCCTGTACACCGGCGCGACGGCGGTGTTGCGCCTGGTCGGCGGGCACCTCGCCGACCGGCTGCGCCGCCCGAAAGCCGTCGCTCTCGCCGGGTACGGCCTGTCGGCGGTGGCCAAGCTCGGGTTTCCGCTGGCCGGGCCGTCCGTGGCGGGTATCGGCCTGGTGATCGGCGTCGACCGGGCGGGCAAAGGCGTCCGGACCGGCCCGCGTGACGCCATGATCACCCTGGCCACCGCGCCGGACGCGCTCGGCCGGGCGTTCGGCGTGCACCGGGCGTTGGACACGGCCGGGGCGCTGCTCGGTCCGTTGCTGGCGTTCGGCCTGCTCAGCGTGCTGTTCATGGACTACACCGCGGTGTTCGCGGTGAGTTTCTGCCTGGGTGCGGTCGCGGTCGTGGTGCTGGCGGTGTTCGTACGCGCGCCCCGAGGCACGGTAACCGCACGACCCGCGTTGAGCTGGTGGCTTGTGCGAGACCGTGCTGTGCGACGGGTGTGCCTCATCGGCGCGCTGCTCGGGGTGTGCACGGTCGGTGACATGTTCCTGTTCGTGGGGGTGCAACGTACCGCTGGCCTGCCAGCGGGTGTGCTGCCGTTGCTCCCGCTGGCGACGGCGCTGACGTTCATGGTTGCCGCCGCGCCGGTCGGGCGACTCGCTGACAAGGTGGGGCGGTGGCGGGTGTTCCTGGCCGGACACGCCGTGCTGGTAGTCGCGTACCTGGTTGTCGCGGCGTCGTGGCAAGGCTGGGCCATCGCGGCGCTGGTCTCGTTGGCACATGGTGTCTTCTACGCGTGTACCGACGGTGTGCTGATGGCGTTCGTCGGGCCGTTGGTGCCGGAGGCGGTGCGCGCCACCGGCCTCGCGTTGGTCCAGACAGCACAGGCAGTGGCACGCGCGGCGGGCGCGGTGCTGTTCGGCGTTGTCGCGACCGGACTCAGTCTCGCGCCCGCGTTCTGTGTGTACGCCGTGGTGCTGGCCGGTGCGATCCTGATCGGAGCACGGCGATGA
- a CDS encoding S8 family peptidase has protein sequence MHWRSRFLAIGCAGALVLGAAHVASAAPVPAAPGAAAKAVRHAITLVTGDTVHIEQLPDGRQAAAIKPGPGREQIDFHQQEVDGNLFVIPQDAMPSLTSRRVDRALFNITELVRQGYTDEQTPQLPLIVRYGQQRATLAAAEAGVTLASVRSQAVRADKRRAGEFWQSASGVERISLDRKVRASLDHSVPQIGAPEAWAAGYDGTGTTVAVLDTGADAGHPDLKGKIAGSANFTTAADTVDHFGHGTHVAATVAGNGTRKGVAPGARLLVGKVLDDEGSGYESWILAGMEWAVSSGAKVVNLSLGGGPTDGTDPMSQGLNEISERTGTLFVVAAGNDGANGPFSVGTPGSADAALTVGAVDRDEKLADFSSRGPRMTDMAVKPDITAPGVDIVAARAAGTSMGNPVDDKYTAASGTSMATPHVAGAAAILAQRNPTWTGKQLKDALASTSKPVDLTVFEQGGGRVDVPRAVKQSVYATGTLSIGAVTENVVRKEVTYTNATTAPVTLNLALDLKSFSGSPAGDAARLEKSTVEIQPGAAATVGIVADGSKLKHGTYGGRLTATANGVLVHTAVGLNKEAPQHKVTVVPLDTKGKPGFVPLLSFWGEDSRFDNRWTPKPDGTWETVVAEGDYYLSAMITENEKSAYLVVKPTVRITKDTTVTVDAREATQVVVETPQPSRQKGIFSFYAHREFGARNITNYVMKFEGTRKLYVTPTEKVRDGAFEFGSRWSLVAPVLTATPLAPDTKLEPEYLASSPKIKGMRLWQVVPVGAGQAGDYRGKDVRGRIALVRPTPEQYDEVVLAGNAAKAGAAMVLIADPVEWRAQAKAARDLPIPTASVTYDEGRRLVEAGRHFPVFVFLHGIPESPYLYDVMHVEQGQVPSRVVYRVNERNSAVVRTAYHESGGDNQLKEQRFGWRPWQKTAVNQYQRVVASPSVREEWVTAGDTTWQHRVKHQLSWESMNPLMGGMLEAPRKYRAGERLEDEWYAPITRPAIPKGVPGIESTRNGDTLQLRIPEFSDGADTHYAFTDDDLGEMPDKQSARLFKDGKLLTTAPDAWRDVQVSPGPAVYRLEMTVERTGANWQFATRTDSAWTFKSQKGDGPLPLLQVDYSVPADLANKAPAGRKVTIGLHARHQNGPTSARFKAWVSYDDGKAWREVEVDRQGRAVVDHPRFDRTNGFVALRVQGTDAAGNAVEQTVLRAYGLS, from the coding sequence ATGCACTGGAGATCACGCTTTCTCGCCATCGGCTGCGCCGGTGCACTCGTTCTCGGCGCCGCGCACGTCGCGAGCGCCGCGCCTGTCCCCGCGGCGCCCGGCGCCGCGGCGAAGGCCGTCCGGCACGCCATCACACTGGTCACCGGCGATACCGTCCACATCGAACAGTTACCGGACGGCAGACAGGCCGCGGCCATCAAGCCCGGCCCCGGTCGCGAGCAGATCGACTTCCACCAGCAGGAGGTCGACGGAAACCTGTTCGTGATCCCGCAGGACGCCATGCCGTCGCTCACCAGCAGACGGGTCGACCGCGCCCTGTTCAACATCACCGAACTCGTCCGGCAGGGCTACACCGACGAGCAGACACCCCAGTTGCCGCTGATCGTGCGCTACGGGCAGCAGCGCGCGACGCTGGCCGCCGCCGAGGCCGGTGTGACGCTGGCGAGCGTGCGGAGCCAGGCCGTCCGGGCGGACAAGCGCCGGGCGGGCGAGTTCTGGCAGTCCGCGAGCGGCGTCGAGCGGATCTCCCTCGACCGCAAGGTGCGGGCCTCGCTGGACCACAGCGTTCCCCAGATCGGCGCGCCGGAAGCGTGGGCCGCCGGATACGACGGCACCGGCACGACCGTCGCCGTGCTGGACACCGGTGCCGACGCCGGTCACCCCGACCTGAAGGGCAAGATCGCCGGTTCGGCCAACTTCACCACGGCCGCGGACACCGTCGACCACTTCGGTCACGGTACGCACGTCGCCGCGACCGTCGCGGGCAACGGCACCCGCAAGGGCGTGGCTCCGGGGGCGAGACTGCTGGTCGGCAAGGTCCTCGACGACGAGGGCTCCGGCTACGAGTCGTGGATCCTCGCCGGGATGGAGTGGGCGGTCAGTTCCGGCGCCAAGGTCGTCAACCTGAGCCTGGGCGGCGGGCCGACCGACGGCACCGACCCGATGAGCCAGGGCCTCAACGAGATCAGCGAGCGGACCGGCACGCTGTTCGTGGTCGCGGCGGGCAACGACGGCGCCAACGGCCCGTTCAGCGTCGGCACGCCAGGTTCGGCGGACGCGGCGCTGACCGTCGGCGCGGTGGACCGGGACGAGAAGCTCGCGGACTTCTCCAGCCGCGGGCCGCGGATGACCGACATGGCCGTGAAGCCGGACATCACGGCGCCGGGCGTGGACATCGTGGCCGCCCGCGCGGCGGGAACCTCGATGGGGAATCCGGTGGACGACAAGTACACCGCCGCGTCCGGAACCTCCATGGCCACGCCGCACGTCGCGGGCGCGGCGGCGATCCTGGCGCAGCGCAACCCGACGTGGACCGGCAAGCAACTCAAGGACGCGCTGGCCAGCACGTCCAAACCCGTTGACCTGACCGTGTTCGAGCAGGGCGGCGGCCGGGTCGACGTGCCGCGCGCGGTCAAGCAGAGCGTGTACGCCACGGGGACGCTCAGTATCGGTGCTGTCACCGAAAACGTGGTGCGCAAGGAAGTCACGTACACCAACGCCACCACCGCGCCCGTCACCCTGAACCTGGCGCTCGACCTGAAGTCCTTCAGCGGGAGCCCGGCCGGTGACGCCGCCCGCCTCGAGAAGTCCACTGTGGAGATCCAGCCGGGTGCCGCCGCGACCGTCGGGATCGTGGCCGACGGCTCGAAACTGAAGCACGGCACGTACGGCGGACGGCTGACGGCCACCGCCAACGGCGTGCTCGTGCACACCGCGGTGGGCCTGAACAAGGAAGCGCCACAGCACAAGGTGACCGTCGTCCCGTTGGACACCAAGGGCAAGCCCGGGTTCGTGCCGCTGCTGTCGTTCTGGGGCGAGGACTCCCGGTTCGACAACCGCTGGACCCCGAAGCCCGACGGCACATGGGAGACGGTCGTGGCCGAGGGCGACTACTACCTCTCCGCCATGATCACCGAGAACGAGAAAAGCGCCTACCTGGTGGTCAAGCCGACGGTCCGGATCACCAAGGACACCACGGTGACCGTGGACGCACGCGAAGCCACCCAGGTCGTCGTCGAGACACCGCAACCGTCGCGGCAGAAGGGGATCTTCAGCTTCTACGCCCACCGCGAGTTCGGCGCGCGCAACATCACCAACTACGTGATGAAGTTCGAGGGCACCCGCAAGCTGTACGTCACGCCGACCGAGAAGGTGCGGGACGGGGCCTTCGAGTTCGGCAGCCGGTGGTCGCTGGTCGCGCCCGTGCTCACGGCCACCCCGCTGGCCCCGGACACCAAGCTGGAACCGGAGTACCTCGCCAGTTCGCCGAAGATCAAGGGGATGCGGCTGTGGCAGGTGGTGCCCGTCGGCGCCGGGCAGGCCGGTGACTACCGGGGCAAGGACGTCCGGGGCAGGATCGCACTGGTCAGGCCGACCCCGGAGCAGTACGACGAGGTCGTGCTCGCCGGCAACGCCGCCAAGGCGGGTGCGGCGATGGTGCTGATCGCGGATCCCGTGGAATGGCGGGCACAGGCCAAGGCCGCCCGTGACCTGCCGATCCCGACGGCCAGCGTGACCTACGACGAAGGCCGGCGGCTGGTCGAAGCGGGCAGGCATTTCCCGGTGTTCGTGTTCCTGCACGGCATCCCGGAAAGCCCGTACCTGTACGACGTGATGCACGTCGAGCAGGGGCAGGTGCCCAGCCGCGTGGTGTACCGGGTCAACGAACGCAACTCGGCCGTGGTGCGCACCGCCTACCACGAGTCCGGCGGTGACAACCAGCTCAAGGAGCAGCGGTTCGGCTGGCGGCCGTGGCAGAAGACGGCGGTCAACCAGTACCAGCGGGTCGTGGCCAGCCCGTCGGTCCGCGAGGAATGGGTGACCGCGGGTGACACGACCTGGCAGCACCGGGTCAAGCACCAGCTCAGCTGGGAGAGCATGAACCCGCTGATGGGTGGCATGCTGGAAGCGCCGCGCAAGTACCGCGCGGGTGAGCGCCTCGAGGACGAGTGGTACGCGCCGATCACCCGCCCCGCCATCCCGAAGGGTGTTCCCGGCATCGAGTCCACTCGCAACGGTGACACGTTGCAGCTGCGGATCCCGGAGTTCAGCGACGGCGCGGACACGCACTACGCGTTCACCGACGACGACTTGGGCGAGATGCCGGACAAGCAGTCCGCGAGGCTGTTCAAGGACGGCAAGCTGCTCACCACGGCACCGGACGCGTGGCGTGACGTCCAGGTCTCCCCCGGCCCGGCGGTCTACCGGCTGGAGATGACCGTCGAGCGCACCGGGGCGAACTGGCAGTTCGCCACCCGCACGGACAGCGCGTGGACGTTCAAGTCGCAGAAGGGCGACGGACCGCTTCCGTTGCTCCAAGTGGACTACTCGGTGCCTGCCGATCTGGCCAACAAGGCCCCGGCCGGCCGCAAGGTGACCATCGGCCTGCACGCCCGGCACCAGAACGGCCCCACGTCGGCGAGGTTCAAGGCGTGGGTGTCCTATGACGACGGGAAGGCCTGGCGCGAGGTCGAAGTGGACCGCCAGGGACGTGCCGTGGTCGACCACCCCCGGTTCGACCGGACGAACGGCTTCGTCGCGTTGCGTGTGCAGGGCACGGACGCGGCGGGCAACGCCGTCGAGCAGACGGTGTTGCGGGCGTACGGCCTCAGCTAG